A single window of Metallosphaera hakonensis JCM 8857 = DSM 7519 DNA harbors:
- the fbp gene encoding fructose-1,6-bisphosphate aldolase/phosphatase, with amino-acid sequence MKSTVSVIKADIGSLAGHHVVHPDTMAAANRVLAEGKRQGIILDYYITNVGDDLELIMSHTRGELDNKVHEMAWNAFKEATKVSRELGLYAAGQDLLSDSFSGNLKGMGPGIAELEIEERPSEPIAIFMADKTEPGAFNLPLYKMFADPFNTAGLVIDPTMNEGFKFEVLDVYEGQSVILNSPEEIYALLGLIGTPARYVIRRVYRKADNMIGSVTSIERLNLIAGKYVGKDDPVLIVRLQHGFPALGEALEAFSFPYLVPGWMRGSHYGPIMPVSQRDAKATRFDGPPRLIGLGFNVKNGKLTGPSDLFDDPAFDETRRTASIITDYMRRHGPFMPHRLEPTEMEYTTLPTLIEKLKPRFKKEEDVAKAKPSIYTGKDQGMD; translated from the coding sequence ATGAAGTCAACCGTTAGTGTGATTAAAGCCGACATAGGGAGCCTAGCAGGTCATCACGTAGTTCATCCAGATACTATGGCAGCAGCTAATAGAGTTCTAGCAGAAGGAAAAAGACAAGGGATAATTCTAGATTATTACATTACTAACGTAGGTGATGACTTAGAGCTCATAATGAGTCACACTAGAGGCGAACTGGATAACAAGGTCCACGAAATGGCTTGGAATGCATTCAAGGAAGCAACGAAAGTCTCTAGGGAACTTGGGCTTTACGCAGCCGGCCAGGACTTACTATCCGATTCTTTCTCAGGTAACTTAAAGGGAATGGGTCCAGGAATAGCTGAATTAGAAATAGAGGAAAGACCATCAGAGCCGATAGCAATTTTTATGGCCGACAAAACTGAGCCTGGCGCATTTAATCTTCCCCTTTATAAAATGTTCGCCGACCCGTTCAATACAGCAGGATTAGTAATTGATCCTACGATGAATGAGGGATTCAAGTTCGAAGTTTTAGATGTTTATGAAGGCCAGAGCGTTATCTTAAACAGCCCTGAGGAAATATATGCATTATTAGGCCTAATAGGTACTCCAGCAAGATACGTAATTAGAAGAGTTTACAGGAAAGCTGACAATATGATTGGTTCGGTAACCTCAATCGAAAGGCTCAATCTTATAGCAGGAAAATATGTAGGTAAAGATGATCCAGTTCTGATCGTTAGATTGCAACACGGATTTCCTGCACTTGGAGAAGCCCTAGAAGCATTCTCCTTCCCCTATCTAGTTCCAGGATGGATGAGAGGAAGCCATTACGGCCCAATTATGCCGGTGTCACAGAGAGACGCTAAAGCTACTAGATTTGATGGACCACCTAGATTGATAGGGCTAGGATTTAATGTCAAGAACGGTAAGCTAACAGGACCCTCTGATCTTTTCGATGATCCTGCGTTTGACGAGACCAGAAGGACGGCATCGATTATCACCGACTACATGAGAAGGCATGGTCCATTCATGCCCCACAGACTGGAGCCTACTGAGATGGAGTACACAACCTTGCCAACTCTGATTGAGAAACTTAAACCGAGGTTCAAAAAAGAAGAAGACGTAGCTAAGGCGAAACCCAGTATATATACTGGTAAAGACCAAGGAATGGACTAA
- a CDS encoding 30S ribosomal protein S17e, with product MGNIYTRDIKRIGQEILELYKDKVTTDYEKNKELVRQVVEVYSKKVRNRIAGYITRKAKQAKRAAEVPEDQEVFEE from the coding sequence ATGGGTAATATATATACGAGGGATATAAAGAGAATTGGTCAAGAAATCCTTGAATTATACAAGGATAAAGTAACTACTGATTACGAGAAAAATAAGGAATTAGTAAGGCAGGTAGTCGAGGTCTATTCAAAAAAGGTCAGGAACAGAATTGCTGGTTATATCACAAGAAAAGCTAAACAAGCTAAAAGGGCAGCTGAAGTTCCTGAAGATCAAGAAGTCTTCGAGGAGTGA
- a CDS encoding MoaD/ThiS family protein, which translates to MVRLILKGPLLNAFKKDEFFVDETNLVRAIERIDEHHIITNNGRIRPGYLILLNGKDVRLYGELLLLKESDIVEVIPVNHGG; encoded by the coding sequence ATGGTTAGGCTAATATTGAAAGGACCTCTTTTAAATGCATTTAAAAAGGATGAATTTTTCGTGGATGAAACCAACTTAGTTAGAGCTATCGAAAGAATTGATGAGCACCATATAATCACGAATAATGGAAGAATTAGACCAGGATATTTAATACTATTAAATGGTAAAGACGTTAGGCTGTATGGAGAATTATTATTATTGAAAGAGTCAGACATTGTTGAAGTTATACCTGTCAATCACGGTGGTTGA
- a CDS encoding ATP-binding protein has protein sequence MEVDKGGANFQKELESLMETLSRRDVGFEYYVLTSLSKRKAISTLIVIKECSNCRDLVLEEIENIKNIANAVSPHIHLETVSSSERSLPVPGTWGNLSYAKIFEKIIDSPKNTFLPNNFDIEIGYMKTDVLELKTGIRSSDITRHIGIFGTTGSGKSTTATTLIKSLLEKGIYVTILDWHGEHVNKISRLTLLNSENLIKINPFKLGDIEEIVEILGDVLQLTDPQRFLLYSILIKMRRANRFDMKMFSSLLRNIDETTGWIREVKYGLLRKAYLLFTREARQLFDDNNDKDKFDVEKLLFNTIIDLSFIRNLRLRKIYGMLIIKILSDYFMKNRPLKTLLLVVEEAHNYFEKDNDFLEKLISEVRKFGLGLCIISQSPSSITEEVLKNTNIKIIHTIKSDVDKRILAESLSLSPSLYEILDKLDVGEALLSAPNIKIPIIIKIKGNP, from the coding sequence TTGGAGGTAGATAAAGGCGGAGCGAATTTTCAAAAAGAGTTAGAATCTCTAATGGAAACTCTAAGTAGACGGGACGTTGGGTTTGAATACTATGTTTTGACAAGTCTGTCTAAGAGAAAAGCCATATCCACGCTCATAGTCATAAAAGAGTGCAGTAATTGCAGAGATCTTGTCCTAGAAGAAATAGAAAATATTAAGAACATTGCCAACGCAGTATCTCCACACATTCATCTAGAGACCGTTTCCTCATCAGAAAGGTCACTCCCAGTTCCTGGAACATGGGGAAACTTGTCTTATGCTAAAATCTTTGAGAAAATAATAGACTCTCCAAAAAACACATTTTTACCTAACAACTTTGACATTGAAATTGGTTACATGAAAACTGATGTGCTAGAACTAAAAACTGGGATTAGATCAAGCGATATCACTAGACATATTGGTATCTTTGGAACTACAGGCAGCGGTAAGTCGACCACTGCAACTACTTTAATCAAAAGTCTATTAGAAAAGGGTATTTATGTCACTATCTTAGATTGGCACGGAGAACATGTAAATAAAATTTCACGATTGACTCTTTTAAATTCAGAGAATCTAATAAAGATAAACCCGTTTAAACTTGGCGATATAGAAGAAATTGTAGAGATTCTAGGAGACGTTTTACAGTTAACTGATCCACAAAGGTTCTTGCTCTACTCTATTCTGATAAAAATGAGAAGGGCTAACAGATTTGATATGAAAATGTTTTCTTCACTTTTGCGAAATATAGACGAAACCACTGGCTGGATAAGAGAAGTGAAATACGGCCTTCTTAGGAAAGCTTATCTATTATTTACTAGAGAAGCCCGACAATTGTTCGATGATAATAATGATAAAGATAAATTTGATGTGGAGAAACTCCTGTTTAACACTATAATTGACTTAAGTTTTATCAGAAACCTTAGACTAAGGAAGATATATGGAATGCTAATAATAAAGATATTATCTGATTACTTTATGAAAAATAGGCCTTTAAAGACTTTACTTTTGGTTGTAGAAGAAGCACATAATTATTTTGAAAAAGATAATGATTTTCTTGAAAAATTAATCAGCGAAGTTAGGAAGTTCGGTTTGGGCTTATGCATAATATCCCAATCTCCCTCATCAATTACCGAGGAAGTTTTGAAGAATACAAATATCAAAATCATCCATACTATCAAATCTGATGTTGATAAGAGAATCCTGGCTGAATCTCTCTCATTAAGTCCATCGCTCTATGAGATTTTAGACAAACTAGATGTGGGAGAGGCCTTATTATCAGCGCCAAATATTAAAATACCAATTATAATAAAAATAAAAGGAAATCCTTGA
- the thsB gene encoding thermosome subunit beta, with protein sequence MASQATVATTPEGIPVIILKEGSSRAFGKEALRANIAAVKAVEEALRTTYGPRGMDKMLVDSLGDITITNDGATLLDKMDLQHPAAKLLVQIAKGQDEETADGTKTAVILSGELVRKAEDLLYKEVHPTIIISGYKKAEEVALQTIQEIAQKVGINDVDLLKKVAMTSLSSKAVAGSREYLSDVVVKAVSQVAELRGDKWYVDLDNVQIVKKAGGSINDTQLVYGIIVDKEVVHPGMPKRVENAKIALIDAPLEVEKPELDAEIRINDPAQMEKFLQEEENIIKEKVDMIAKTGANVIICQKGIDEVAQSYLAKKGILAVRRAKKSDLEKLARATGGRVVSNIEEISEQDLGHAALVEERKIGEDKMVFVEGAKNPKAISILIRGGLERVVDETERALRDALGTVADVIKDGRAVAGGGAVEIEIAKRLRKKAPQVGGKEQLAIEAYANALESLVMILVENAGFDPIDQLMKLRSLHENEANKWYGVDLNSGQPADSWNRGVLEPALVKMNAIKAATEATTLILRIDDLVAAGKKSGGAGGGKESKSEKPSEED encoded by the coding sequence ATGGCTTCACAAGCTACAGTTGCAACAACTCCAGAAGGAATTCCTGTAATTATTTTAAAAGAGGGTTCAAGTAGAGCTTTTGGGAAAGAGGCGTTAAGAGCCAATATAGCTGCAGTTAAAGCGGTTGAGGAAGCATTAAGGACCACATATGGTCCTAGAGGCATGGACAAGATGCTAGTAGATAGCCTGGGTGACATTACAATTACTAACGATGGCGCGACGTTGCTTGATAAGATGGACCTTCAGCACCCTGCAGCTAAATTATTAGTCCAAATAGCTAAAGGTCAGGACGAAGAGACGGCTGATGGAACAAAGACAGCAGTAATTCTCTCTGGCGAGTTGGTAAGAAAAGCGGAGGATCTTCTATATAAAGAGGTTCATCCGACTATAATAATAAGTGGTTACAAGAAGGCAGAAGAAGTAGCATTACAGACAATTCAGGAGATAGCTCAAAAGGTTGGTATAAACGATGTTGATCTTCTAAAGAAAGTCGCAATGACTTCCCTTAGCAGCAAGGCGGTTGCTGGTTCGAGAGAGTACTTGAGTGATGTCGTAGTTAAGGCCGTATCTCAAGTAGCTGAACTCAGAGGAGATAAGTGGTATGTAGACCTAGATAACGTTCAAATAGTTAAGAAAGCTGGTGGTAGTATCAATGATACTCAACTAGTCTACGGTATTATAGTAGATAAAGAAGTTGTCCACCCTGGAATGCCCAAGAGGGTAGAGAACGCTAAGATTGCCCTAATAGATGCACCTCTAGAGGTAGAGAAACCTGAGTTAGACGCTGAGATAAGGATTAATGACCCCGCTCAGATGGAAAAGTTCCTTCAAGAGGAGGAAAATATAATTAAGGAAAAGGTTGACATGATAGCTAAGACAGGAGCCAATGTGATAATATGCCAGAAAGGTATTGATGAAGTAGCCCAATCATACTTAGCCAAGAAAGGTATATTAGCAGTAAGAAGAGCTAAGAAGAGCGATCTAGAAAAACTAGCCAGAGCAACTGGAGGCAGAGTAGTATCGAATATTGAAGAGATTTCGGAGCAAGATCTAGGTCATGCTGCCCTTGTTGAAGAGAGAAAGATAGGAGAAGACAAAATGGTCTTTGTGGAAGGAGCAAAGAATCCCAAAGCAATAAGCATTCTCATTAGAGGCGGGTTAGAGAGAGTGGTAGATGAAACGGAAAGGGCACTAAGAGATGCTCTGGGTACCGTAGCGGATGTGATTAAGGACGGAAGAGCCGTAGCAGGTGGTGGAGCGGTAGAAATAGAAATAGCTAAGAGACTAAGGAAGAAAGCTCCTCAGGTTGGAGGCAAAGAGCAATTAGCAATAGAGGCATACGCGAACGCCCTGGAAAGCTTAGTTATGATCCTAGTGGAAAATGCCGGTTTCGATCCCATTGACCAACTAATGAAGTTAAGGTCACTCCATGAGAATGAGGCAAACAAATGGTATGGCGTTGATCTAAATAGCGGTCAACCAGCCGATAGTTGGAACAGAGGAGTATTGGAGCCAGCACTCGTAAAAATGAACGCAATTAAGGCGGCGACTGAGGCCACTACGTTAATACTCAGAATAGATGACTTAGTAGCAGCTGGTAAGAAATCTGGAGGAGCTGGTGGCGGTAAGGAGTCTAAGTCAGAGAAACCATCTGAGGAAGATTAA
- a CDS encoding TFIIB-type zinc ribbon-containing protein — MDSRRCEYCGSNNLVWDQSRGIVVCGECGTVLENIYDFRPPFIEPVVSKRVTRVGRIIKDPTFLREFYVFLNKTKFIRRTKKLKLEISQISDKNSHKIKIYSTEALEALSYLKNDRKASRVYDYLEREGIFSGLKLKTRVIVTYYLVYNGDRKAIRLATKNMRVNENNIKRIVKKIPFPVKIKARKIIEE, encoded by the coding sequence ATGGACAGCCGAAGGTGTGAATATTGTGGATCTAATAATCTAGTTTGGGATCAGAGTAGAGGCATTGTAGTTTGTGGCGAGTGTGGAACAGTCTTAGAGAATATATACGATTTTAGGCCACCATTTATCGAGCCCGTGGTATCAAAAAGGGTAACTAGAGTCGGCCGGATCATAAAAGATCCAACGTTTCTTAGAGAGTTTTATGTTTTTTTAAACAAAACTAAATTTATAAGGAGAACAAAGAAACTTAAATTAGAAATAAGCCAGATATCAGATAAAAATTCACATAAAATAAAAATATATTCAACCGAGGCTCTGGAGGCATTGAGTTACCTAAAAAATGATAGAAAAGCCTCAAGGGTATATGATTATCTGGAACGAGAAGGTATCTTCAGCGGATTGAAACTTAAGACTAGAGTAATCGTAACCTACTACTTAGTTTATAATGGAGATAGGAAGGCTATTAGGCTAGCTACAAAGAACATGAGAGTAAACGAGAATAATATAAAAAGAATAGTAAAAAAGATACCATTTCCTGTAAAAATAAAAGCAAGGAAAATAATTGAGGAATAG
- a CDS encoding ribonuclease BN, translating into MDNQIFDVISRDILDGNIENAVSLIRELEKKDKKGWNKLVVYLDLKLKGKKISISEIGSNITILDRNGKIESIVLVISENENINMDKIIDILNFSKSMRINVYVAMVDKYGDITYYNLEEISLTK; encoded by the coding sequence ATGGATAACCAAATCTTTGATGTTATAAGTAGGGACATTCTAGATGGAAACATTGAAAACGCAGTGAGCTTAATAAGGGAACTCGAAAAGAAAGATAAGAAGGGTTGGAATAAATTAGTTGTTTATCTAGATTTAAAATTGAAAGGAAAAAAGATATCTATTTCAGAAATTGGTTCCAATATAACAATCCTCGATAGGAACGGTAAAATAGAATCGATTGTCCTGGTAATATCAGAAAATGAAAATATTAACATGGACAAAATAATAGATATTTTAAACTTTTCCAAATCTATGAGGATAAATGTCTATGTAGCTATGGTTGATAAATACGGCGATATAACATATTATAACCTGGAAGAGATCAGCTTAACAAAGTGA
- the hisS gene encoding histidine--tRNA ligase, which translates to MITYEPVRGMEDYFDQRSKIIRFIEDVFRQTVEKAGYKEAITPIVEDFELFSVKGGEELRKTMYVFKDKANREIALRPEITPSIVRLYLNSLQHYPKPIRIFYVGRVYRYDEPQQGRYREFRQAGVELLGSDSTIADIEILQLLENFYEKLGIKDQISFKINNIGIFRKLFTWISMDDQLQEHVLHLLDKGKTDEAKQLFDEKVSLNQNIRRFMDLLVDRGNNIKLEEVRSEAEKTGLPTLMEEIDKLEFIDKMLSSMRLNHITDFSFVRGLAYYTGPIFEVVKKDLPFSIAGGGRYDTLVEIYGGNKTPAVGFAIGVERTIFALNTEKLVLTNNSPIVAVIALENSVITEALRIISKLRNQDIITILNEKNIPLSKLVPFYAEQGFTHLVIVGKKEVESGKVTIRNLATREQRLVNFNELDKFPL; encoded by the coding sequence GTGATAACGTATGAACCAGTAAGAGGAATGGAAGACTATTTCGATCAAAGATCTAAGATTATACGGTTTATTGAAGATGTTTTTAGACAAACCGTCGAAAAGGCAGGTTATAAAGAGGCGATAACTCCAATTGTAGAGGATTTTGAATTATTTTCGGTTAAAGGGGGAGAAGAACTTAGGAAAACCATGTACGTTTTCAAAGATAAAGCTAATAGAGAGATCGCCCTTCGTCCTGAAATAACCCCTAGTATAGTTAGACTATATCTTAATTCTCTCCAACATTATCCTAAACCGATCAGAATATTTTATGTAGGGAGGGTTTATAGGTATGATGAACCACAGCAAGGTAGGTACAGAGAATTCAGACAAGCTGGAGTAGAGCTTTTAGGATCGGATAGCACAATAGCCGATATAGAGATTCTTCAATTATTAGAGAATTTCTACGAAAAATTAGGTATTAAAGACCAGATCTCATTTAAAATAAATAATATTGGTATATTTAGAAAACTGTTTACTTGGATCTCCATGGATGACCAATTACAGGAACATGTTCTCCACCTTTTAGATAAGGGAAAGACTGACGAGGCTAAACAGTTATTCGATGAAAAAGTGTCTTTAAATCAGAATATAAGAAGATTTATGGACTTATTAGTAGATCGAGGCAATAATATTAAACTTGAGGAAGTGAGAAGTGAGGCTGAAAAAACGGGATTGCCTACATTGATGGAGGAGATAGACAAGCTCGAATTTATCGATAAGATGCTTTCTTCGATGAGATTGAACCACATCACAGATTTTAGTTTTGTTAGAGGCCTTGCTTACTATACTGGACCTATATTTGAAGTGGTGAAGAAGGATCTTCCATTTAGTATAGCTGGAGGTGGAAGATACGATACGCTAGTTGAAATATATGGTGGCAATAAGACTCCAGCAGTTGGGTTTGCCATAGGAGTTGAAAGAACAATTTTTGCCCTAAATACGGAAAAACTCGTTCTAACTAATAATAGTCCAATAGTTGCTGTTATTGCTCTCGAAAACTCAGTAATTACAGAGGCTTTACGTATTATATCTAAACTCAGAAACCAGGATATAATTACAATATTAAACGAAAAGAATATTCCTCTTTCAAAACTTGTCCCTTTCTATGCCGAGCAAGGATTCACACATCTAGTAATAGTAGGAAAGAAGGAAGTTGAAAGTGGAAAAGTCACTATAAGGAATTTAGCTACAAGAGAACAGAGACTAGTTAATTTCAATGAACTGGATAAATTCCCGTTATAG
- the psmB gene encoding archaeal proteasome endopeptidase complex subunit beta produces the protein MEELPATAVGVKVQDGVVLGAVRRLSYGGYVLSKAAKKVFPISRFGIGGAGLFGDLQALTRIMNANIKYYELYNNRPISTKAAAKLLSIILYQYKYMPFISEVLFGGVDDGHPELYVLDPLGSLLDDLYAAVGSGARVAIGVLEAEYNESLTLAQGRELTIKSLRASVERDVTSGDGIDILTISKDGKINTEFLSS, from the coding sequence ATGGAGGAATTACCTGCTACTGCAGTTGGTGTTAAGGTTCAAGATGGTGTAGTTCTAGGCGCTGTTAGGAGGTTAAGTTATGGTGGCTATGTGTTGAGCAAGGCAGCGAAGAAGGTCTTTCCTATCTCAAGGTTTGGTATAGGTGGTGCTGGGCTATTCGGGGACTTACAAGCACTAACTAGGATAATGAATGCCAACATTAAGTACTATGAACTATATAACAATAGACCAATCTCCACTAAAGCTGCTGCTAAACTTTTATCAATAATTCTTTATCAATATAAATATATGCCATTTATCTCTGAGGTTTTATTTGGAGGAGTAGATGATGGGCACCCAGAGCTATATGTTCTAGATCCCTTAGGCTCCTTATTAGACGACCTTTACGCGGCCGTGGGTTCCGGAGCTAGAGTTGCCATAGGAGTCCTTGAAGCAGAGTATAACGAGTCTCTAACCCTGGCTCAGGGAAGAGAGTTGACTATTAAATCGCTTAGAGCCTCTGTCGAAAGAGATGTGACGTCTGGGGATGGAATTGATATACTTACTATCTCAAAGGACGGTAAAATAAACACTGAATTTCTTTCATCCTGA
- the mtnA gene encoding S-methyl-5-thioribose-1-phosphate isomerase, translating to MSNLRKISDIVPLRFENGKVIWLNTKAIPWKEEYKESRNYEDVAKAIETMEVRGAPAIGVMAAFGVAAAVYNSQGNISELYDVALRAIDRLSKTRPTAYNLFWALDRMKGKASTLLSDNVSPNEFRQELVNEALQIQREDIEINKKMGEVGSRVIKDGDVILTHCNTGSLATAGFGTALGVIRSAWLQGKNIRVIATETRPLLQGARLTMWELSKDGIPSKLITDNMVAYAMKYEGVTKVILGADRILTSGYVANKIGTYGISILAKYHGADFYVVAPTSTIDRTEAKDIVIEKRKPDEVKTVLNLVDITVKDVEVLNPAFDVTPPELITGIITEKGIAYPPFKESLKKFIQESG from the coding sequence ATGAGTAACCTAAGAAAAATTAGCGATATTGTTCCCTTAAGATTCGAGAACGGGAAAGTTATCTGGCTTAATACTAAGGCTATCCCCTGGAAGGAAGAATATAAGGAGTCACGTAATTACGAGGATGTGGCTAAGGCTATAGAAACAATGGAAGTTAGAGGAGCTCCTGCGATAGGAGTTATGGCCGCGTTTGGCGTAGCTGCAGCCGTCTATAATTCTCAGGGTAATATCAGTGAATTATACGATGTTGCCCTTAGGGCTATAGACAGGCTTAGTAAAACTAGACCAACAGCATATAATTTGTTCTGGGCCCTAGATAGAATGAAGGGTAAGGCCAGTACTTTACTCTCTGATAACGTTTCTCCCAATGAGTTTAGGCAAGAACTTGTAAACGAAGCTCTTCAAATCCAGAGAGAGGACATAGAAATAAATAAAAAAATGGGCGAGGTGGGTAGTCGGGTCATAAAAGACGGCGATGTAATACTTACCCATTGTAATACGGGATCTCTAGCAACAGCTGGTTTTGGTACAGCGTTGGGAGTCATTCGCTCCGCTTGGTTGCAGGGTAAGAACATTAGGGTAATAGCAACCGAGACCAGACCTCTTCTTCAAGGTGCTAGATTAACCATGTGGGAATTATCGAAGGATGGGATACCGTCCAAACTCATAACCGATAATATGGTAGCATATGCGATGAAATATGAGGGTGTAACTAAGGTTATATTGGGGGCGGATAGGATTCTAACCTCTGGATATGTGGCTAATAAAATTGGCACTTACGGAATTTCAATTCTTGCCAAGTATCATGGTGCAGATTTCTACGTAGTGGCACCAACGAGTACTATTGATAGAACAGAAGCTAAGGATATAGTAATAGAAAAGAGGAAGCCAGACGAAGTTAAAACAGTCCTTAATTTAGTTGATATAACAGTGAAAGATGTCGAGGTTTTGAATCCTGCTTTTGATGTTACCCCGCCAGAATTAATAACAGGAATAATAACAGAAAAAGGTATAGCATATCCTCCATTTAAGGAGAGCTTAAAGAAATTTATTCAGGAATCAGGATGA
- a CDS encoding DNA-directed RNA polymerase subunit G, with product MLSNYVFSENCKIDSIRKGELRDLLVATIKGKNLEMILDVISSLNVFNEGEEVRVILSREKPEFTEKDFCAHGYVVTEKKKGDNFVSIISFFGPLLRIVSADGFLQRVGLKSMDHVYFCVRKNE from the coding sequence TTGCTGAGTAATTATGTATTTTCAGAAAATTGTAAGATTGATTCTATTAGAAAGGGTGAGCTGAGAGACCTATTAGTGGCCACCATCAAAGGTAAGAACCTGGAAATGATCCTTGATGTAATATCCTCGCTTAATGTTTTCAATGAAGGAGAGGAAGTAAGAGTGATATTGTCCAGAGAAAAGCCAGAGTTCACAGAAAAAGACTTCTGTGCACACGGGTATGTTGTAACTGAGAAAAAGAAAGGAGATAACTTCGTCTCAATTATATCCTTCTTTGGTCCTCTCCTTAGGATAGTTTCAGCGGATGGGTTTTTGCAAAGAGTGGGTCTTAAGAGCATGGACCACGTCTATTTCTGTGTGAGGAAGAATGAGTAA
- a CDS encoding Lsm family RNA-binding protein, which yields MSTTKRIVADMNSLLDKTVVIKLANGRSYSGQLSSYELSPFMIGLINAKDNENNTYYKVVINGNVISEIIVKSSPVFDVREFADLLQKSLGLRPGDIKLYEEIGIITVMERIKVSESGVEGSGPMAQRIYDIYNDYIAKRKKGDMK from the coding sequence ATGAGTACCACAAAACGAATCGTAGCGGATATGAACTCATTATTAGACAAAACAGTAGTAATAAAACTCGCTAACGGCAGAAGCTACTCTGGTCAACTATCGTCTTATGAGTTATCTCCTTTCATGATAGGCCTAATTAATGCCAAAGATAATGAGAACAACACATACTACAAGGTGGTAATAAACGGGAACGTCATCTCTGAGATCATCGTTAAATCATCACCTGTCTTTGATGTGAGAGAGTTCGCCGATCTTCTGCAAAAGAGTTTAGGCCTAAGACCTGGAGATATTAAACTTTATGAGGAAATAGGGATAATAACTGTAATGGAAAGAATTAAAGTTTCAGAGAGTGGCGTTGAAGGTAGTGGACCTATGGCTCAACGTATTTATGATATCTACAACGACTATATCGCCAAGAGAAAGAAAGGAGACATGAAATGA